A single window of Narcine bancroftii isolate sNarBan1 chromosome 1, sNarBan1.hap1, whole genome shotgun sequence DNA harbors:
- the LOC138758149 gene encoding keratin-associated protein 12-3-like, translating into MPAEGGLSRGAANCGAPSCETPSCETPSCETPSCETPSCETPSCETPSCETPSCETPSCETPSCETPSCETPSCETPSCETPSCETPSCETPSCETPSCETPSCESPSCETPSCETPSCETPSCETPSCETPSCETPSCETPSCETPS; encoded by the coding sequence atgccGGCGGAAGGGggactcagcagaggagcggcCAACTGCGGAGCGCCCAGCTGCGAGACGCCCAGCTGCGAGACGCCCAGCTGCGAGACGCCCAGCTGCGAGACGCCCAGCTGCGAGACGCCCAGCTGCGAGACGCCCAGCTGCGAGACGCCCAGCTGCGAGACGCCCAGCTGCGAGACGCCCAGCTGCGAGACGCCCAGCTGCGAGACGCCCAGCTGCGAGACGCCCAGCTGCGAGACGCCCAGCTGCGAGACGCCCAGCTGCGAGACGCCCAGCTGCGAGACGCCCAGCTGCGAGACGCCCAGCTGCGAGTCGCCCAGCTGCGAGACGCCCAGCTGCGAGACGCCCAGCTGCGAGACGCCCAGCTGCGAGACGCCCAGCTGCGAGACGCCCAGCTGCGAGACGCCCAGCTGCGAGACGCCCAGCTGCGAGACgcccagctga